Proteins encoded in a region of the Rutidosis leptorrhynchoides isolate AG116_Rl617_1_P2 chromosome 9, CSIRO_AGI_Rlap_v1, whole genome shotgun sequence genome:
- the LOC139866319 gene encoding altered inheritance of mitochondria protein 32-like, producing MAAASENGASDITTEPVVIDDDVKSGFQRDEMYTEKLSGTVNPYERHVFLCYKTHLDWPARVESSVSDPLPKRLAGAIKDRKNDFAVKTMLTIFEGGDVTGLSDGDVLIFPDMIKYRGLEESNIDSFVEDVIVNGKPWSSGTVETVTGSHVFVCAHNSRDKRCGVCGPPLIKKFNEEIAVRELKDQVFVSPCSHVGGHKYAGNLIIYSAVQDEKVTGHWYGYVTPDDVPELLDQHIKKGEVIERIWRGQMGVPPVETTEKAVEESLPNGNGLEVSEKDDIISNIKDQKNTGSCCQGANGISCCRDESSDPKEVKKSIFKPGFFTKKWEQHELYTAGAIVGALATVAVAYSLYKRSH from the exons ATGGCCGCAGCATCGGAAAATGGTGCCAGTGACATCACTACTGAACCTGTGGTGATCGATGATGACGTCAAGTCCGGATTCCAGCGAGATGAGATGTACACCGAAAAGCTCTCTGGAACAGTTAATCCGTACGAACGTCACGTTTTCTTATGCTACAAGACTCACCTTGACTGGCCTGCTCGTGTTGAATCTTCTGTTTCAGATCCGCTTCCTAAACGTCTTGCTGGAGCGATCAAGGATCGTAAAAATGATTTCGCTGTTAAG ACTATGTTGACTATATTTGAAGGCGGTGATGTTACTGGTTTATCTGATGGAGATGTTCTGATTTTTCCTGATATGATTAAGTACAG GGGTTTGGAAGAATCAAACATCGACAGTTTTGTGGAGGATGTGATTGTGAATGGCAAACCATGGTCTTCAGGAACAGTGGAGACAGTGACAGGCTCACATGTGTTTGTGTGTGCTCATAACAGTCGAGATAAAAGGTGTGGTGTTTGTGGACCACCTTTAATCAAGAAGTTTAATGAGGAGATTGCTGTTAGGGAGCTGAAGGATCAGGTGTTTGTGAGTCCTTGCTCACATGTTGGGGGGCACAAGTATGCCGGGAACTTGATAATATACAGTGCAGTCCAAGATGAGAAAGTGACTGGTCATTG GTATGGTTATGTTACCCCGGATGATGTGCCTGAATTGCTTGACCAGCACATTAAGAAGGGTGAGGTCATCGAAAGGATTTGGAG GGGTCAAATGGGTGTTCCTCCTGTTGAAACAACTGAGAAGGCAGTTGAAGAGTCACTTCCAAATGGAAACGGTCTCGAAGTCAGTGAAAAAGATGACATCATAAGCAATATCAAAGACCAGAAGAACACTGGCAGCTGCTGTCAAGGTGCTAATGGAATCTCATGCTGCAGAGATGAAAGCTCAGACCCAAAAGAGGTTAAGAAGTCGATCTTTAAACCTGGATTCTTTACTAAAAAGTGGGAGCAACATGAGCTTTATACAGCTGGTGCTATTGTTGGTGCTCTGGCAACTGTAGCTGTGGCCTACAGCCTTTATAAAAGGTCACACTAA